From one Streptococcus pneumoniae genomic stretch:
- the trpX gene encoding tryptophan ABC transporter substrate-binding protein: MQNKRLMAIVGALVILVVGAIAFSSLSSEKGKKGENNAEVAKVGVLQFVTHEALDEIYRGIQDGLAEEGYKGDKIKIDFMNSEGDQGKIATMSKQLVSNGNQVLVGIATPAAQGLATATSDLPVIMGAITDPVGAKLVASLEKPGANVTGVACPQPIAQQLDLIKKITPTAKKIGVLYSSNEDNSKLNVEKFTELAEKEGYTVLAYPVPSSNEIASTMAVMTSKVDAIWVPQDNAIASAFKTVVASNKEAKVPIFPSADTMVKEGGLASVVVSQYGLGVSTGKMTAKILKGAKPADTPVDVVDQGAPIINKKVAAELGIKIPEEVEKSAGEIVE; encoded by the coding sequence ATGCAAAATAAACGTTTAATGGCCATTGTTGGTGCTCTAGTGATTTTAGTTGTCGGTGCGATTGCATTTTCTAGCTTGTCTAGCGAGAAGGGTAAAAAAGGTGAAAATAATGCGGAAGTCGCAAAAGTTGGGGTCTTGCAGTTCGTGACCCACGAAGCGCTTGATGAGATTTACCGCGGGATTCAAGACGGACTTGCAGAAGAAGGCTACAAAGGTGACAAGATTAAGATTGACTTTATGAACTCTGAGGGCGACCAAGGAAAAATTGCGACCATGAGTAAGCAACTAGTTTCAAATGGCAACCAAGTCTTGGTCGGTATCGCGACACCAGCGGCTCAAGGTCTTGCTACTGCGACGAGTGATCTGCCAGTTATCATGGGAGCAATTACGGATCCTGTCGGTGCTAAATTGGTTGCAAGCCTTGAAAAACCAGGCGCAAATGTGACAGGAGTTGCCTGCCCACAACCGATTGCCCAACAGCTTGACTTGATTAAGAAAATCACACCAACTGCAAAAAAAATCGGTGTTCTTTACTCAAGCAATGAAGACAATTCAAAATTGAATGTTGAAAAATTCACGGAATTGGCAGAAAAAGAAGGCTACACTGTACTTGCTTATCCAGTACCATCTAGCAACGAGATTGCCTCAACTATGGCAGTCATGACTAGCAAGGTCGATGCGATTTGGGTTCCACAAGACAACGCGATTGCATCAGCCTTTAAGACAGTTGTTGCAAGTAACAAAGAAGCCAAAGTGCCAATCTTCCCAAGTGCAGACACCATGGTTAAAGAAGGTGGTTTAGCATCTGTTGTCGTAAGCCAGTACGGTCTTGGCGTTTCAACAGGAAAAATGACAGCCAAGATTTTGAAGGGGGCAAAACCAGCTGACACACCAGTTGATGTGGTGGATCAAGGTGCACCAATCATTAACAAAAAAGTCGCAGCAGAATTGGGAATTAAGATTCCTGAAGAAGTTGAGAAATCTGCTGGTGAAATCGTAGAATAA
- a CDS encoding NFACT RNA binding domain-containing protein, whose product MSFDGFFLHHMTKELQAELLSGRIQKINQPFEQEIVLQIRSNRKNQKLLLSAHPVFGRVQLTDTSFENPAIPNTFIMVLRKYLQGAVIEKIEQIDNDRILEISVSNKNEIGDDIAATLSIEIMGKHSNIILLDKATGKIIEAIKHVGFSQNSYRTILPGSTYLAPPSTQSLNPFTIADEKLFEILQRENLEPRSLQQLFQGLGRDTATELSQRLTTNTLKQFRAFFAQDRQANLTEKSFSAVPFSDSKEEFPTLSAILDSFYKDKAERDRVNQQASELIRRVETDLEKNRKKLLKQEEELIATENAEEFRQKGELLTTFLHQVPNDKDQVELDNYYTGEKITIALDKALTPNQNAQRYFKRYQKLKEAVKHLTGLIEETKSTILYLESVETALSQASLSEIAEIREELIQTGFIRRRQRDKLHKRKKPEKYLASDGKTIILVGKNNLQNEELTFKLAKKDELWFHAKDIPGSHVVITGNLHPTDEVKTDAAELAAYFSKARLSNLVQVDMIETKKLNKPTGGKPGFVTYTGQKTLRVTPSADKIQAMKLD is encoded by the coding sequence ATGTCTTTTGACGGATTTTTTTTACACCACATGACAAAAGAATTGCAGGCAGAATTACTGTCTGGCCGCATTCAGAAAATCAATCAACCTTTTGAGCAGGAAATTGTCCTGCAAATTCGCAGCAATCGAAAAAATCAAAAACTACTGCTATCCGCCCATCCAGTCTTCGGGCGTGTGCAGTTGACGGATACAAGTTTTGAAAATCCTGCCATTCCCAACACCTTTATCATGGTTCTACGCAAATATTTGCAGGGAGCGGTGATTGAAAAGATTGAGCAAATTGATAATGACCGTATTTTGGAAATCTCCGTATCCAATAAAAATGAAATCGGAGATGACATCGCTGCGACCCTCAGCATTGAAATTATGGGAAAACACAGCAATATTATCCTGCTAGATAAGGCGACAGGCAAAATCATCGAAGCCATCAAACATGTCGGCTTTTCGCAAAACTCCTATCGGACCATTTTACCTGGATCAACCTATCTAGCACCCCCAAGCACACAAAGTCTTAATCCTTTTACCATTGCTGATGAGAAACTTTTTGAAATTCTCCAGAGAGAAAATTTAGAACCTCGTTCTCTCCAACAGCTCTTTCAAGGCTTAGGACGTGATACGGCAACAGAGCTTAGTCAACGATTGACGACCAATACTCTAAAGCAATTCCGAGCTTTCTTTGCTCAAGATAGGCAAGCGAATCTGACAGAGAAATCCTTCTCAGCTGTGCCTTTCTCAGATAGCAAGGAAGAATTTCCAACTCTTTCTGCTATACTTGATTCCTTTTACAAGGATAAGGCAGAGCGTGACCGTGTCAATCAACAGGCTAGCGAATTGATTCGCCGTGTGGAGACCGATTTGGAAAAAAATCGCAAAAAGCTTCTCAAACAAGAAGAAGAACTCATTGCCACAGAAAATGCTGAGGAATTTCGCCAAAAAGGAGAACTCCTTACCACCTTCCTCCATCAAGTGCCAAATGATAAAGACCAGGTCGAGCTAGATAATTACTACACTGGAGAGAAGATTACGATTGCACTGGACAAGGCTCTCACCCCCAATCAAAATGCCCAACGTTATTTCAAGCGCTACCAAAAATTAAAAGAAGCTGTCAAGCATTTGACTGGCTTGATTGAGGAGACCAAATCCACCATTTTATATCTGGAAAGTGTCGAAACTGCCCTTTCACAAGCCAGTCTCTCTGAAATTGCGGAGATTCGTGAGGAATTGATTCAGACCGGATTTATCCGCAGACGGCAACGCGACAAGCTCCATAAACGTAAGAAGCCTGAGAAATATCTGGCTAGCGATGGCAAGACCATTATCCTCGTTGGAAAAAATAATCTCCAAAATGAAGAATTGACCTTTAAACTGGCTAAAAAAGACGAGCTTTGGTTCCATGCCAAAGACATCCCTGGAAGTCATGTCGTGATTACAGGCAATCTCCACCCGACAGATGAGGTCAAAACAGACGCTGCTGAGCTCGCTGCTTACTTCTCCAAAGCACGCTTGTCCAATCTTGTCCAAGTCGATATGATTGAAACCAAGAAACTCAACAAACCAACAGGAGGCAAACCTGGCTTTGTAACCTATACAGGACAGAAAACACTTCGTGTCACACCTAGCGCGGACAAGATTCAAGCCATGAAACTCGACTAA
- a CDS encoding PspC domain-containing protein has translation MTKFYKLRRNKSISGVLAGLADKYDLDLGLIRFLFVLFTVFNFGLGIVIYIILANVMPYKEDVEAEMYGTGPRKRKEAEPIKEDGWFW, from the coding sequence ATGACAAAATTTTATAAACTCCGTAGAAATAAATCCATATCTGGGGTGCTAGCAGGGCTAGCCGATAAATATGACTTAGACTTGGGACTCATTCGGTTTTTATTCGTCCTCTTTACCGTTTTTAACTTCGGATTAGGTATTGTCATTTATATCATCCTTGCCAATGTCATGCCCTACAAAGAAGATGTCGAAGCAGAGATGTATGGAACAGGACCTAGAAAACGTAAAGAAGCTGAACCTATCAAGGAAGACGGCTGGTTTTGGTAA
- a CDS encoding ABC transporter permease — protein sequence MVVSIVSQGLVWSILGLGIYMTFRILNFPDMTAEGSFPLGGAVAVTLISSGINPFLATLIAVLAGCLAGLATGLLYTKGKIPTLLSGILVMTSCHSIMLMIMGRANLGLLGTKQIQDYLPFSNGVNNLIAGLIFVAFVIIALLFFLDTKLGQAYIATGDNPDMARSFGINTDSMELMGLVLSNGVIALAGALIAQQEGYADVSRGIGVIVVGLASLIIGEVLFKSLTLAERLMTIVIGAIAYQFLIWAVIALGFNTSYLRIYSAVILAVCLMIPTLKAKFFKGVTISK from the coding sequence ATGGTTGTATCAATAGTATCACAGGGTCTGGTCTGGTCTATTTTAGGACTTGGCATTTACATGACCTTTAGGATTTTGAATTTTCCAGATATGACAGCAGAAGGAAGTTTTCCTCTGGGAGGTGCGGTTGCAGTCACCCTCATCAGTAGTGGTATCAATCCCTTCCTTGCGACCCTTATAGCAGTTCTAGCTGGCTGTCTAGCTGGTCTTGCAACAGGATTGCTCTACACCAAGGGGAAAATTCCGACGCTTCTTTCAGGAATTTTGGTCATGACTTCTTGTCATTCCATTATGCTGATGATTATGGGGCGTGCCAATCTCGGTCTTCTAGGTACAAAGCAGATTCAGGATTATTTGCCCTTTAGCAATGGGGTCAATAACCTGATTGCAGGCTTGATTTTTGTAGCCTTTGTGATTATAGCTCTGCTCTTTTTCCTTGATACTAAGCTGGGACAGGCCTATATCGCAACAGGGGATAATCCCGATATGGCAAGAAGTTTCGGTATTAATACGGATAGCATGGAGCTCATGGGCTTGGTCCTCTCAAACGGTGTCATTGCCCTAGCAGGGGCTCTGATTGCCCAACAAGAAGGCTATGCAGATGTCTCACGTGGTATCGGGGTTATCGTAGTTGGACTTGCCAGTCTCATCATCGGAGAAGTTCTTTTTAAGAGCCTAACCTTGGCAGAACGCTTGATGACCATTGTGATTGGAGCGATCGCCTATCAATTTCTTATCTGGGCGGTGATTGCACTTGGCTTTAATACCAGCTATCTCCGTATTTACAGTGCTGTGATTTTAGCCGTCTGCCTCATGATTCCAACCCTAAAAGCAAAATTCTTCAAAGGAGTGACCATTAGCAAATGA
- a CDS encoding SprT family protein produces MKLTEYVKKVSQEDFGWEFRHTAHWNGRLRSTGGRFFPKDGHLDFNPKIYEEHGLEIFRKIVRHELCHYHLYFQKKGYRHKDKDFKELLKAVDGLRYAPSLVSTDSYHYQCQNCGQNYPRKRRMDLSKYRCGKCRGVLEEISA; encoded by the coding sequence GTGAAGCTGACTGAGTACGTCAAAAAAGTGTCGCAAGAAGACTTCGGTTGGGAATTTCGGCATACAGCCCATTGGAATGGGCGCTTGCGCTCAACTGGTGGTCGATTTTTCCCAAAAGATGGGCATCTGGACTTCAATCCCAAAATCTATGAAGAACACGGTTTAGAGATTTTTCGAAAAATTGTCCGTCACGAACTCTGCCATTATCATCTTTATTTTCAGAAAAAAGGCTATCGGCACAAGGACAAGGATTTTAAGGAATTACTGAAAGCCGTAGATGGTTTGCGCTATGCACCGAGTCTTGTCAGCACCGATTCTTACCACTATCAGTGTCAAAATTGTGGGCAAAATTATCCTAGAAAACGACGCATGGATCTCTCCAAATACCGCTGCGGTAAGTGTCGAGGTGTGCTAGAAGAAATATCCGCCTAA
- a CDS encoding ABC transporter ATP-binding protein, protein MTAIVELEHATKVVNNGFGEEKVILNQVSLTIHEHDFITILGGNGAGKSTLFNVIAGTLPLTSGTIRILGEDVTALSPEKRAKYLARVFQDPKMGTAPRMTVAENLLIAKFRGEVRGLVPRKLASYKEEFQATIDQIGNGLEKHLDTPIEFLSGGQRQALSLLMATLKRPELLLLDEHTAALDPKTSVALMELTDRFVTKDQLTALMITHHMEDALKYGNRLLVMKDGQIIKDLNKDEKKAMKLEDYYRLFE, encoded by the coding sequence ATGACAGCAATTGTAGAATTAGAACATGCCACAAAGGTGGTCAATAATGGCTTTGGCGAAGAAAAAGTCATCTTAAATCAAGTTTCTCTTACCATTCATGAGCATGATTTTATCACGATTTTAGGGGGCAATGGTGCAGGAAAATCAACGCTGTTCAATGTGATTGCAGGAACCTTGCCTCTCACGAGCGGAACCATTCGTATCTTGGGAGAAGATGTGACTGCTCTTTCCCCTGAAAAACGTGCCAAATATCTAGCACGAGTCTTTCAAGATCCTAAAATGGGAACAGCCCCTCGGATGACCGTTGCAGAAAATCTCTTGATTGCCAAGTTCCGTGGAGAAGTACGGGGGCTTGTGCCTAGAAAACTCGCTAGTTACAAGGAAGAATTTCAAGCGACGATTGATCAGATTGGAAATGGTCTTGAGAAACATTTGGATACACCGATTGAGTTTCTCTCAGGTGGTCAACGTCAAGCTTTGAGCCTTCTGATGGCGACTTTGAAGCGGCCAGAATTGCTGCTCTTAGATGAGCATACAGCAGCTCTTGACCCTAAAACCAGTGTGGCGCTGATGGAATTGACCGACCGCTTTGTAACCAAGGACCAACTGACAGCCCTCATGATTACGCATCACATGGAAGATGCTCTCAAGTACGGCAATCGTCTTCTAGTCATGAAAGACGGTCAAATCATCAAGGACTTGAATAAGGATGAAAAGAAAGCCATGAAATTGGAAGATTATTATCGCTTATTTGAATAA
- a CDS encoding ribonuclease J, producing MNNIKIVALGGVRENGKNLYVAEVDDSIFVLDAGLKYPENEQLGVDVVIPTMDYLFDNKDRIAGVFLTHGHADAIGALPYLLAEAKVPVFGSELTIELAKLFVKGNDAVKKFNDFHVIDENTEIDFGSTVVSFFRTTHSIPESLGIVLKTSEGNIVYTGDFRFDQTASSSYATDFGRLGEIGREGVLALLSDSANADSNVQVASDSEVGKEITDTISDWDGRVIVAAVASNLSRIQQVFDAAAASGRRVVLTGFDIENIVRTALRLKKLSLADERILIKPKEMSQFEDQELIILETGRMGEPINGLRKMSIGRHRYVEIKEGDLVYIVTTPSIAKEAVVARVENMIYQAGGVVKLITQNLRVSGHANERDLQLMLNLLQPNYLFPIQGEYRELAAHAKAAMAVGMDPDHILLPKRGSVMAYEKGEFVPAGSVPAGDVLIDGNAIGDVGNIVLRDRKVLSEDGIFIVAITVNRREKKIVSKAKVHTRGFIYVKKSRDILRESADLINKTVEDYLSQDSFDWGELKGAVRDNLSKYLFDQTKRRPAILPVVMEVR from the coding sequence ATGAACAACATTAAAATAGTTGCTTTGGGCGGCGTGCGTGAAAATGGAAAAAACCTCTATGTCGCTGAAGTGGACGATTCGATTTTTGTACTGGATGCGGGACTTAAGTATCCAGAAAATGAACAGCTAGGAGTCGATGTGGTTATTCCGACCATGGATTACCTATTTGACAATAAAGACCGGATTGCAGGTGTCTTTTTGACCCACGGTCATGCGGATGCGATTGGGGCTTTGCCGTATCTTTTAGCAGAGGCGAAGGTTCCCGTTTTCGGATCAGAATTGACGATTGAACTCGCAAAGCTTTTTGTCAAAGGAAATGATGCCGTTAAGAAATTCAATGATTTTCATGTCATTGATGAGAATACAGAGATTGACTTTGGCAGTACAGTGGTATCGTTCTTTCGAACGACCCACTCCATTCCTGAAAGTTTGGGTATCGTGCTAAAAACGTCAGAAGGAAATATCGTCTATACAGGGGATTTCCGTTTTGACCAAACTGCTAGTAGCTCTTATGCGACAGATTTTGGACGTTTGGGTGAGATTGGTCGTGAAGGCGTTCTTGCTCTCTTGAGTGATTCGGCAAATGCTGATAGCAATGTTCAGGTGGCAAGCGATAGCGAAGTTGGCAAGGAAATCACCGATACGATTTCAGATTGGGATGGACGTGTGATTGTGGCAGCGGTTGCGAGCAATCTTTCTCGGATTCAGCAGGTCTTTGATGCTGCCGCAGCAAGCGGTCGCAGGGTCGTTTTGACGGGATTTGATATTGAAAATATCGTGCGAACAGCCCTTCGCTTGAAGAAATTATCCCTAGCAGATGAGCGCATTCTTATCAAGCCAAAAGAAATGAGCCAATTCGAGGATCAGGAATTGATTATCCTTGAAACAGGACGAATGGGCGAGCCGATTAATGGACTTCGCAAGATGTCTATCGGGCGTCACCGTTATGTAGAGATTAAAGAGGGTGACCTTGTTTATATCGTGACTACACCATCGATTGCTAAAGAAGCAGTTGTGGCACGAGTGGAAAACATGATCTATCAAGCAGGTGGTGTGGTGAAACTCATTACGCAAAACTTGCGCGTGTCTGGTCATGCCAATGAACGAGACTTGCAGCTCATGCTTAATCTCTTGCAACCGAACTATCTCTTTCCTATCCAGGGGGAATACCGTGAGCTTGCGGCTCATGCCAAGGCAGCTATGGCGGTGGGCATGGATCCTGACCATATTTTATTGCCAAAACGAGGCAGTGTGATGGCCTATGAAAAAGGAGAGTTTGTCCCAGCAGGTAGTGTCCCAGCAGGTGATGTCTTGATTGATGGAAATGCGATTGGCGATGTGGGCAATATCGTTCTTCGTGACCGTAAGGTGTTGTCAGAAGACGGTATCTTTATCGTGGCGATTACGGTCAATCGTCGTGAGAAAAAGATTGTCTCTAAGGCTAAGGTTCATACTCGTGGATTTATCTATGTCAAGAAGAGCCGCGATATTCTAAGAGAAAGTGCAGATTTGATTAACAAAACTGTGGAAGATTACTTGTCGCAAGATAGCTTTGACTGGGGAGAATTGAAAGGCGCTGTGCGTGACAATCTCTCTAAATATCTCTTTGACCAAACCAAGCGTCGTCCAGCTATCCTACCAGTAGTGATGGAAGTCCGCTAG